In Panthera leo isolate Ple1 chromosome B3, P.leo_Ple1_pat1.1, whole genome shotgun sequence, a single genomic region encodes these proteins:
- the IDH3A gene encoding isocitrate dehydrogenase [NAD] subunit alpha, mitochondrial isoform X2 — translation MAGPAWISKVSRLLGALHNQKQVQTVTLIPGDGIGPEISAAVMKIFDAAKAPIQWEERNVTAIQGPGGKWMIPPEAKESMDKNKMGLKGPLKTPIAAGHPSMNLLLRKTFDLYANVRPCVSIEGYKTPYTDVNIVTIRENTEGEYSGIEHVIVDGVVQSIKLITEEASRRIAEFAFAYARNNHRSNVTAVHKANIMRMSDGLFLQKCREVAENCKDIKFNEMYLDTVCLNMVQDPSQFDVLVMPNLYGDILSDLCAGLIGGLGVTPSGNIGANGVAIFESVHGTAPDIAGKDMANPTALLLSAVMMLRHMGLSDHAARVEAACFATIKDGKSLTKDLGGNAKCSDFTEEICRRVRDLD, via the exons ATGGCTGGTCCCGCGTGGATCTCCAAG GTCTCTCGGCTGCTGGGGGCGCTGCACAACCAGAAACAG GTTCAGACGGTAACTTTAATTCCCGGGGATGGCATCGGCCCAGAGATCTCAGCGGCCGTTATGAAGATTTTTGATGCTGCCAAG GCGCCCATTCAGTGGGAGGAGCGGAATGTCACCGCCATCCAGGGACCCGGAGGAAAGTGGATGATCCCTCCAGAAGCCAAAGAGTCCATGGATAAGAACAAGATGGGCTTGAAAG GCCCTTTAAAGACCCCAATAGCAGCTGGTCACCCATCTATGAACTTATTGCTGCGTAAGACCTTTGACCTTTATGCAAACGTGCGGCCGTGTGTGTCCATCGAAGGCTATAAAACCCCTTACACCGACGTAAACATTGTCACCATCCGAGAGAACACAGAAGGAGAATACAGTGGCATTGAGCATGTG ATCGTGGATGGGGTTGTGCAGAGTATCAAGCTCATCACCGAGGAGGCCAGCCGGCGCATCGCCGAGTTCGCCTTTGCGTACGCCCGCAACAATCACCGCAGCAACGTCACCGCCGTGCACAAGGCCAACATCAT GCGGATGTCAGATGGGCTTTTCCTGCAAAAATGCAGGGAAGTTGCTGAAAACTGTAAAGATATTAAGTTTAACGAGATGTACCTTGATACGGTGTGTCTGAAC ATGGTCCAAGACCCGTCCCAGTTTGACGTTCTCGTTATGCCGAATTTGTATGGAGACATCCTCAG TGACCTGTGCGCGGGATTGATTGGCGGTCTTGGTGTGACACCAAGTGGCAACATTGGAGCCAACGGGGTCGCCATCTTCGAGTCG GTTCACGGCACCGCCCCGGACATCGCGGGCAAGGACATGGCCAACCCCACGGCCCTCCTGCTCAGCGCCGTGATGATGCTGCGCCACATGGGACTCTCCGACCACGCCGCCAGGGTTGAGGCTGCGTGTTTTGCCACAATTAAGGATGGGAAG
- the IDH3A gene encoding isocitrate dehydrogenase [NAD] subunit alpha, mitochondrial isoform X1 has product MAGPAWISKVSRLLGALHNQKQVTRGFAGGVQTVTLIPGDGIGPEISAAVMKIFDAAKAPIQWEERNVTAIQGPGGKWMIPPEAKESMDKNKMGLKGPLKTPIAAGHPSMNLLLRKTFDLYANVRPCVSIEGYKTPYTDVNIVTIRENTEGEYSGIEHVIVDGVVQSIKLITEEASRRIAEFAFAYARNNHRSNVTAVHKANIMRMSDGLFLQKCREVAENCKDIKFNEMYLDTVCLNMVQDPSQFDVLVMPNLYGDILSDLCAGLIGGLGVTPSGNIGANGVAIFESVHGTAPDIAGKDMANPTALLLSAVMMLRHMGLSDHAARVEAACFATIKDGKSLTKDLGGNAKCSDFTEEICRRVRDLD; this is encoded by the exons ATGGCTGGTCCCGCGTGGATCTCCAAG GTCTCTCGGCTGCTGGGGGCGCTGCACAACCAGAAACAGGTGACCCGAGGGTTCGCTGGTGGT GTTCAGACGGTAACTTTAATTCCCGGGGATGGCATCGGCCCAGAGATCTCAGCGGCCGTTATGAAGATTTTTGATGCTGCCAAG GCGCCCATTCAGTGGGAGGAGCGGAATGTCACCGCCATCCAGGGACCCGGAGGAAAGTGGATGATCCCTCCAGAAGCCAAAGAGTCCATGGATAAGAACAAGATGGGCTTGAAAG GCCCTTTAAAGACCCCAATAGCAGCTGGTCACCCATCTATGAACTTATTGCTGCGTAAGACCTTTGACCTTTATGCAAACGTGCGGCCGTGTGTGTCCATCGAAGGCTATAAAACCCCTTACACCGACGTAAACATTGTCACCATCCGAGAGAACACAGAAGGAGAATACAGTGGCATTGAGCATGTG ATCGTGGATGGGGTTGTGCAGAGTATCAAGCTCATCACCGAGGAGGCCAGCCGGCGCATCGCCGAGTTCGCCTTTGCGTACGCCCGCAACAATCACCGCAGCAACGTCACCGCCGTGCACAAGGCCAACATCAT GCGGATGTCAGATGGGCTTTTCCTGCAAAAATGCAGGGAAGTTGCTGAAAACTGTAAAGATATTAAGTTTAACGAGATGTACCTTGATACGGTGTGTCTGAAC ATGGTCCAAGACCCGTCCCAGTTTGACGTTCTCGTTATGCCGAATTTGTATGGAGACATCCTCAG TGACCTGTGCGCGGGATTGATTGGCGGTCTTGGTGTGACACCAAGTGGCAACATTGGAGCCAACGGGGTCGCCATCTTCGAGTCG GTTCACGGCACCGCCCCGGACATCGCGGGCAAGGACATGGCCAACCCCACGGCCCTCCTGCTCAGCGCCGTGATGATGCTGCGCCACATGGGACTCTCCGACCACGCCGCCAGGGTTGAGGCTGCGTGTTTTGCCACAATTAAGGATGGGAAG